In a genomic window of Chryseobacterium sp. G0162:
- the pepT gene encoding peptidase T → MSTIEFNPLWKEKLLNRFLSYVKIYSTSDAESESTPSTERQWDIANYITEELKTIGLEDVSIDEHGYIMGYVPSNLENDDRPTIGFISHYDTSPDFNGENVKPQVWKNYDGNDLLLNQTTGFTLSPSRFESLKKYIGQTLITTDGNTLLGADDKAGCAEIVTAAEYLIAHPEIKHGRIAVGFTPDEEIGRGAHKFDVAKFGAEWAYTMDGGEVGELEYENFNAAGAVVKIHGLSVHPGYAYGKMINAALLAAEFAQTLPANETPATTKGFEGFYHLMDITADISEAKLQYIIRDHDADKFEARKKFMEEKVAEFNQKHGEGTAEVEIKEQYRNMKQQFEGKMHIVDLAAKAMTEAGIEPKIKAIRGGTDGAQLSYMGLPCPNIFAGGINFHGPYEYVALESMEKATEVIINIVKA, encoded by the coding sequence ATGAGTACAATAGAATTCAATCCATTATGGAAAGAGAAATTACTGAACCGTTTTCTTAGCTATGTAAAAATATATTCAACAAGTGATGCTGAAAGTGAATCAACACCTTCTACTGAGCGCCAGTGGGATATTGCCAATTACATCACAGAAGAGCTGAAAACAATCGGTTTGGAAGATGTTTCAATTGACGAACACGGTTATATTATGGGCTATGTTCCTTCTAACCTTGAAAATGATGACAGGCCTACGATTGGGTTCATTTCACACTACGATACATCTCCTGATTTCAACGGAGAAAATGTAAAACCTCAGGTTTGGAAAAACTATGATGGAAATGATCTTTTACTGAACCAGACCACAGGATTTACTTTATCACCTTCAAGATTTGAAAGTTTAAAAAAATATATTGGCCAGACGTTAATTACTACAGATGGAAATACCCTTCTTGGAGCTGATGATAAAGCAGGTTGTGCCGAAATTGTAACTGCGGCGGAATATCTTATCGCTCACCCTGAAATTAAGCACGGAAGAATTGCTGTAGGATTTACTCCTGATGAAGAAATCGGAAGAGGTGCCCACAAATTTGATGTGGCTAAATTCGGGGCTGAATGGGCCTATACAATGGATGGTGGAGAAGTTGGAGAACTTGAATACGAAAACTTTAACGCTGCCGGAGCCGTAGTGAAAATCCACGGATTAAGTGTACACCCTGGTTATGCTTATGGTAAAATGATTAATGCGGCTTTGTTAGCTGCAGAGTTCGCTCAAACATTACCTGCTAATGAAACCCCAGCAACCACTAAAGGATTTGAAGGATTCTATCACTTAATGGACATTACAGCTGATATTTCTGAAGCGAAACTTCAATACATCATCCGTGACCACGATGCTGATAAATTTGAAGCAAGAAAGAAATTCATGGAAGAAAAAGTGGCTGAATTCAACCAAAAACATGGTGAAGGAACCGCTGAAGTGGAGATCAAGGAGCAATACAGAAACATGAAACAGCAGTTTGAAGGCAAAATGCACATCGTAGATCTTGCTGCCAAAGCAATGACTGAAGCCGGTATTGAGCCTAAAATCAAAGCCATCAGAGGTGGTACAGACGGTGCTCAGCTTTCCTATATGGGACTTCCTTGTCCGAATATCTTTGCTGGAGGAATCAACTTTCACGGACCGTATGAATATGTTGCCTTGGAAAGTATGGAGAAGGCAACAGAAGTGATTATTAATATTGTAAAAGCATAA
- a CDS encoding porin family protein codes for MKQQFLAFCSLLLCITCSMDTQAQQTPSIHIGIKGGTNFTKTSTESSSLEGKYGFGYQAGVMARVDIGSLYVQGETLFNKRKTTYEAKDSGSAKLTWNAIDIPVVIGYKLVKNDDFNVRIFAGGVYSYALNNKLSTSESIQEGFKKFDKSNIGITGGVGVDYKNFTVDLRYENGLSNISKEFKSKPHSFSLGIGYFLF; via the coding sequence ATGAAGCAACAATTTTTAGCATTCTGCTCACTGTTATTATGTATCACTTGTTCTATGGATACACAGGCCCAGCAGACTCCATCTATTCACATCGGAATAAAGGGAGGTACAAATTTTACAAAAACCTCAACGGAATCTTCTTCCTTGGAAGGGAAATACGGTTTCGGTTATCAGGCAGGTGTAATGGCAAGAGTGGATATTGGAAGCCTGTATGTACAAGGAGAAACCTTGTTCAACAAAAGAAAAACAACTTACGAAGCAAAGGATTCCGGTTCTGCCAAGCTAACATGGAACGCCATTGATATTCCTGTAGTAATTGGATACAAACTTGTCAAAAATGATGATTTTAATGTAAGAATATTTGCCGGTGGTGTATACAGCTATGCTTTAAATAACAAATTATCCACTTCTGAATCAATACAGGAGGGTTTTAAAAAATTTGACAAGTCAAATATTGGAATTACTGGAGGTGTAGGTGTAGACTATAAAAATTTCACGGTAGACCTGAGATACGAAAACGGGCTTTCCAACATCAGTAAGGAATTTAAATCCAAGCCTCACAGCTTTAGTCTTGGGATCGGTTATTTCTTATTCTAA
- a CDS encoding sensor histidine kinase, with translation MKRFLIEISIIILILSLIYSCIYTYVDVAFEGSLPDNFSGHLSFLWRGFYMGLPASFLINGSACGIKFYQELGKIERDHILLQQAHLENQLKLLQDQINPHVVFNILNHIHILMKHDTELADYLLMKFSDILRYQLYHCNQNLVPLDKEIEYLQNLIEVEKLRWGNELDVKSTFKLNSKKALIAPLLLVPFIENAFKYVCRLPGQTGYVKISCKEENNTLYFYVENSYSEMAVHKKKDGGIGLQNVQKRLKLQYPDAYDLKIESDNLIYKVNLTLKLSENEQ, from the coding sequence ATGAAGAGATTCCTTATTGAGATTTCAATTATAATACTGATTCTGAGTTTAATATACTCTTGTATCTATACCTATGTTGATGTAGCATTTGAAGGCTCTCTTCCTGATAATTTTTCCGGTCACCTTTCTTTTTTATGGCGGGGTTTTTATATGGGTTTACCAGCCTCTTTTTTAATTAATGGCTCCGCATGTGGCATTAAGTTCTATCAGGAGCTCGGAAAAATAGAGCGAGATCATATTCTTCTTCAACAGGCACATTTGGAAAATCAACTTAAGCTTCTTCAGGATCAGATTAATCCACATGTGGTATTCAATATTCTGAACCACATTCATATCCTGATGAAACATGATACAGAGCTTGCAGATTATTTATTAATGAAATTTTCAGATATTCTACGGTATCAGCTGTATCATTGCAATCAAAATCTAGTTCCTCTGGACAAGGAAATTGAATATCTTCAAAATCTCATTGAGGTAGAAAAATTAAGATGGGGAAATGAATTGGATGTAAAATCAACCTTTAAACTGAACAGTAAAAAAGCTCTTATTGCTCCACTATTATTGGTTCCTTTTATTGAAAATGCCTTTAAATATGTCTGCAGGCTGCCTGGGCAAACCGGCTATGTTAAAATTTCTTGCAAAGAGGAAAATAATACTCTTTATTTTTATGTCGAGAATTCATATTCAGAAATGGCAGTTCATAAAAAGAAAGATGGCGGAATTGGGCTCCAAAATGTACAGAAACGTCTGAAATTGCAGTATCCAGATGCTTATGATCTTAAAATTGAGTCCGATAATCTGATCTATAAAGTAAATTTAACCTTAAAACTATCTGAAAATGAGCAATAA
- a CDS encoding LytR/AlgR family response regulator transcription factor, producing the protein MSNNIPKMKCLIVDDEPLARFHLKELADKIDFVSVEGTCATALEADAKVKESEIDLLFLDINMPYLNGIDFLEQLENPPLCIFTTAYSEYALEGFRLQVVDYLLKPIAFNRFYQAVNKAQQQFIINEKLRKNTPLDDPFLYVRQSDTFIKVSWVDILYIESMQNYTKLHFKDKSLVIHQTMKAIEESLPSEHFFRIHKSFLINIIHIDMISGGRLFINKTELPISRTRKEELLNQVVYKKLISK; encoded by the coding sequence ATGAGCAATAATATTCCTAAAATGAAATGCCTTATCGTAGATGATGAGCCTCTGGCAAGATTCCACCTTAAGGAGCTGGCAGACAAGATTGATTTTGTGTCTGTAGAAGGAACCTGTGCCACCGCTCTGGAAGCAGATGCCAAAGTAAAAGAAAGTGAAATAGACCTTCTTTTCCTGGATATCAACATGCCCTATCTGAATGGTATTGATTTCCTTGAGCAGCTTGAAAACCCGCCATTATGTATTTTCACAACCGCTTATTCCGAGTACGCATTGGAAGGATTCAGGCTTCAGGTGGTGGATTATCTTTTAAAACCTATTGCCTTTAACCGTTTTTATCAGGCGGTGAATAAGGCTCAGCAACAGTTTATCATTAATGAAAAATTAAGGAAAAATACCCCTCTGGATGATCCTTTTCTTTATGTGAGGCAGTCTGATACCTTTATCAAGGTTTCCTGGGTAGATATATTATATATTGAAAGTATGCAGAACTATACCAAGCTTCATTTTAAGGATAAATCTCTGGTCATTCATCAGACGATGAAAGCCATTGAAGAATCCTTACCTTCTGAACATTTTTTCAGAATTCATAAATCGTTTTTAATCAACATCATCCATATTGATATGATCTCCGGAGGCCGCCTGTTTATCAATAAAACAGAGCTTCCTATTTCCCGTACCCGAAAAGAAGAATTGCTCAATCAGGTGGTGTATAAAAAGCTGATTAGTAAATAA
- a CDS encoding DUF6268 family outer membrane beta-barrel protein: protein MKRNLLTAFCCLLPLGYWVNAQSGISAELKTEYIPSSNYIRPEDSVKTNSKSDFKRVNLNLSIPLSVKKDKEGKVKAWSMLLSGSYAKMSHKNYETPLFPEQMLNAQVGLQHVRPLGKKWSMMMMASVGVYTDMEKVSFDDVLGQGGIVFIRHFSPNLALGGGPVLTTAFGVPMVLPWIYFDWKTNGKVKFRINFPEGAEAGYEFSDAFTLKAVVNLSGMTVERKKDGESIMFGYQQITAGLRPEIKLNDKLSIGVTGGSTLVRSFTESERKIKSIFKEKKIADPKFASTFYVAVSLRWNLP, encoded by the coding sequence ATGAAAAGAAACCTTTTGACGGCTTTTTGCTGTCTGCTGCCGTTAGGGTATTGGGTAAATGCACAATCGGGAATCTCTGCAGAACTTAAAACAGAATACATTCCGTCCTCCAATTATATCCGCCCGGAAGACAGTGTGAAAACCAATTCCAAAAGTGATTTTAAAAGAGTAAATCTGAACCTCAGCATTCCATTATCAGTAAAAAAAGACAAAGAAGGGAAGGTAAAAGCATGGTCAATGCTGCTGAGTGGGTCTTATGCAAAAATGTCACACAAAAACTACGAAACTCCGTTATTTCCGGAGCAGATGCTGAACGCACAGGTCGGATTACAGCATGTAAGACCTTTAGGAAAAAAATGGAGTATGATGATGATGGCTTCAGTAGGAGTATATACTGATATGGAAAAAGTAAGCTTTGATGATGTGCTGGGGCAGGGAGGTATCGTATTTATCAGGCATTTTAGTCCGAATCTTGCTTTGGGTGGAGGTCCGGTGCTTACGACGGCATTTGGGGTTCCAATGGTTCTGCCATGGATTTATTTCGACTGGAAAACCAACGGGAAGGTCAAGTTCAGAATTAATTTCCCGGAAGGTGCGGAAGCCGGATATGAGTTTTCAGATGCTTTTACCTTAAAAGCAGTGGTTAACCTTAGTGGAATGACCGTAGAAAGAAAGAAAGACGGAGAATCTATAATGTTTGGTTATCAGCAGATCACAGCAGGACTAAGACCGGAAATAAAGCTCAATGATAAGCTGAGCATAGGAGTTACAGGAGGGTCAACCTTGGTAAGAAGCTTCACAGAAAGTGAGCGAAAAATCAAAAGTATCTTTAAAGAGAAAAAAATTGCAGATCCTAAGTTTGCCAGTACGTTTTATGTAGCTGTTTCTTTACGCTGGAATTTACCTTAA
- a CDS encoding multidrug effflux MFS transporter, producing MKKLGIVVFILALLNTLESLSIDLYLPAFPSMAEIFKTDIGHIQISISVFFAGFAFGQLLWGPLSDKTGRKPMLYCGLLLFIIGATAIYFTSDIYVLWAMRFLQAFGGSAGIVIGRAIIIDLYDKQKSVTIFAQQSQISGIAPIVAPLMGSVFLKYWGWNSSFAFLCIMGLITFFMVYKYVPETNTRINLPDHERVDEKGLKDQLKMIISNKEFINSTMVGSIAFASLIIYISNAPFLFMELHGFSSETFSFIFAFNSLALITAAYITPRLIKRISNSDLLFGATLMLLLVCALHILIAAGSLSVALEIAMLYLSLLAIGILFPITSAHALSPFKEGRGTAAALLGFMQLMVTFLISGLLGFLEADSIMPMVVTRTGMAVVAVWFGYQIFKSKKTTIQQSVA from the coding sequence ATGAAGAAGTTAGGTATTGTAGTGTTTATTTTAGCATTACTCAACACGTTAGAATCCTTAAGTATAGATCTTTATCTTCCTGCTTTTCCGAGCATGGCTGAAATTTTTAAAACCGATATCGGGCATATTCAGATTTCTATTTCTGTTTTCTTTGCCGGATTTGCTTTTGGACAATTATTATGGGGACCTTTATCAGACAAAACAGGTCGTAAACCGATGTTATATTGCGGGCTTCTCCTTTTTATCATAGGAGCTACAGCCATCTATTTTACCTCAGACATTTACGTTTTATGGGCCATGCGTTTCTTACAGGCTTTTGGAGGAAGTGCAGGGATTGTTATTGGAAGAGCAATTATTATTGATCTTTATGATAAACAAAAATCAGTAACCATTTTCGCGCAGCAATCTCAGATCAGTGGAATTGCCCCTATTGTAGCACCCTTGATGGGAAGTGTATTTCTGAAATATTGGGGCTGGAACAGTTCATTTGCATTTTTATGTATCATGGGACTTATTACCTTCTTTATGGTATACAAATACGTACCGGAAACGAATACTAGAATCAACCTTCCTGATCATGAACGAGTTGATGAAAAAGGGTTAAAAGATCAGCTGAAAATGATTATTTCCAACAAAGAGTTTATCAACAGTACAATGGTTGGAAGTATTGCGTTTGCTTCTCTGATTATTTATATTTCAAATGCTCCGTTTTTATTTATGGAACTTCACGGGTTTTCCAGTGAGACTTTCAGTTTTATATTTGCATTTAATTCACTGGCCCTGATAACTGCGGCTTATATTACTCCGAGACTGATTAAAAGAATCAGTAATTCAGATCTTTTATTTGGAGCTACATTAATGTTGTTGCTGGTATGTGCGCTGCATATTCTGATTGCAGCAGGAAGTCTTTCTGTAGCATTGGAAATAGCAATGCTGTATTTATCATTGCTGGCCATAGGAATTCTGTTTCCTATTACTTCGGCACACGCTTTATCTCCTTTTAAAGAGGGAAGAGGGACTGCTGCAGCATTATTAGGATTCATGCAGCTTATGGTAACCTTTTTAATTTCGGGATTATTGGGTTTCCTGGAAGCAGATTCTATTATGCCGATGGTGGTTACACGCACCGGAATGGCGGTGGTGGCTGTATGGTTTGGATATCAGATTTTTAAAAGTAAAAAAACTACAATACAGCAATCTGTTGCTTAA
- a CDS encoding helix-turn-helix domain-containing protein encodes MIIPEKEIPMHHLTSEKFQMSTLSAAGPENFHDVHRHNFFEIIWFREVYDNSCLELDFESYTLENNQICIIAPGQAFNMKIEGEEGYAMAISREIFNEACDIESVLTGGVLPFFLDPKNEKTCSTILSLIEQEYKATSRTELLKAYLKAFCIIIGEQIKSQEPLLNDRQRIQDLVGFIEKHYIEHKETSFYAEKLKISSHHLNDIVRVLRGTTVKKMIAQRLILEAKRELSFGALTVKEIAFKLGFNDASYFSRFFKKHTGQNPDYFKNNEKR; translated from the coding sequence ATGATTATACCAGAAAAAGAAATACCAATGCATCATCTGACTTCTGAAAAATTTCAGATGAGCACTTTGAGTGCGGCTGGTCCAGAGAATTTTCATGATGTTCACCGGCATAATTTTTTTGAAATTATCTGGTTCAGAGAGGTGTATGACAATAGTTGTTTAGAACTGGATTTTGAAAGCTATACACTTGAAAACAATCAAATCTGTATTATTGCACCAGGGCAGGCTTTCAATATGAAAATAGAAGGAGAGGAAGGATATGCCATGGCCATAAGCCGCGAAATCTTCAACGAAGCCTGTGATATTGAATCTGTACTTACCGGAGGAGTGCTTCCGTTTTTTTTAGACCCTAAAAATGAGAAAACATGCAGTACAATCCTTTCATTGATTGAGCAGGAATACAAAGCAACGTCAAGGACAGAACTTTTAAAGGCCTATCTGAAAGCGTTTTGTATCATCATTGGAGAACAAATTAAGTCTCAGGAACCTTTATTGAATGACCGTCAGCGAATTCAGGACCTGGTAGGATTCATTGAGAAACATTATATAGAGCACAAAGAAACAAGTTTCTATGCTGAAAAATTGAAGATAAGTTCCCACCACCTTAATGACATTGTGCGTGTTCTTAGGGGAACAACAGTAAAAAAAATGATTGCCCAACGCCTTATCCTGGAAGCTAAAAGAGAACTAAGTTTTGGAGCGCTCACTGTAAAAGAGATTGCTTTTAAACTCGGTTTTAACGATGCTTCATATTTTTCAAGGTTTTTTAAGAAACATACCGGTCAAAACCCTGACTATTTTAAGAATAATGAAAAAAGATAA
- the thiL gene encoding thiamine-phosphate kinase has translation MFEDKSQELTPISKLGEFGLIKHLTEHFPLSNESSELGVGDDAAVINPDNKKVVLTTDVLAEGVHFNLGYVPLKHLGYKAVVVNLSDIAAMNAVPTQILVSLAVSNRFPVEALEEIYAGIQAACVRYKVDLIGGDTTSSNSGLVMSITAVGIEADENIVKRSGAKPNDLLVVTGDLGGAYMGLQILEREHAVYLADPNMQPEMEGYDYILERQLKPEARTDVKAILEELDIKPTSMIDISDGLASEILHLSDQSKVGFRLYEEKVPLDNLTISTADEMNLNPVMTALSGGEDYELLFTISPDDFDKIKNHPDFTIIGHAVEKEEGNFMVARGSNQLVALTAQGWDAFLGNQNG, from the coding sequence ATGTTTGAAGATAAATCCCAGGAGCTGACGCCCATTTCTAAATTAGGAGAATTCGGTCTTATTAAGCATTTGACTGAGCATTTTCCTCTATCCAATGAATCTTCGGAGCTTGGAGTAGGAGATGATGCAGCAGTGATTAACCCAGATAATAAAAAAGTAGTTCTTACTACGGATGTTCTGGCGGAAGGCGTGCATTTTAATTTAGGGTATGTTCCATTAAAGCATTTAGGTTATAAAGCAGTAGTTGTAAATCTGAGTGATATTGCCGCTATGAATGCGGTTCCTACACAGATTTTGGTCTCTTTAGCAGTTTCCAACCGTTTTCCGGTAGAGGCTTTGGAAGAAATCTATGCAGGAATTCAGGCTGCGTGTGTAAGATATAAAGTAGACCTGATTGGTGGAGATACCACAAGTTCCAACTCTGGATTGGTAATGAGCATTACAGCAGTAGGAATTGAAGCGGATGAAAATATCGTGAAGAGAAGTGGAGCAAAACCTAATGATCTTCTTGTGGTAACAGGAGACTTAGGAGGAGCTTATATGGGACTGCAAATTCTGGAAAGAGAGCATGCTGTTTACCTTGCAGATCCGAATATGCAGCCGGAAATGGAAGGGTATGATTATATCCTGGAAAGACAATTGAAACCTGAGGCAAGAACAGATGTTAAAGCAATTCTGGAAGAGTTGGATATTAAACCGACTTCCATGATTGATATTTCAGACGGTTTAGCTTCTGAAATCCTTCATCTTTCCGATCAGTCTAAAGTAGGATTCAGACTGTATGAAGAAAAGGTACCGTTGGATAACCTTACCATCTCTACCGCAGACGAAATGAACTTAAATCCTGTAATGACGGCATTAAGCGGCGGTGAAGATTATGAATTACTATTCACAATTTCACCAGACGATTTTGATAAAATTAAAAATCATCCTGACTTTACCATCATAGGACATGCTGTTGAAAAAGAAGAAGGGAACTTTATGGTAGCAAGAGGATCAAACCAATTGGTCGCTCTTACTGCTCAGGGATGGGATGCCTTTTTAGGAAACCAGAACGGATAA
- a CDS encoding acyl-CoA thioesterase, whose protein sequence is MIFYHKFEVRWSDLDANKHLANSSYVQYCAQARMAFMTKEKMGVTQLSRWGIGPVILHERYSFFKEIYADQVVIVSVEIDGCSDDSAIYRFVHKFYTPDGAHCATAEATGVWIDMMLRKMTTPPDDVVEAMNKYKTPETVVLSKEDFKKFPFHPHNVDPAEFTK, encoded by the coding sequence ATGATTTTCTACCATAAATTTGAAGTGCGATGGAGCGACCTTGATGCCAATAAGCACTTAGCCAATTCATCATATGTACAATATTGTGCGCAAGCCAGGATGGCTTTTATGACCAAAGAGAAAATGGGGGTTACCCAATTAAGCAGATGGGGAATCGGTCCTGTTATCCTGCACGAAAGATATTCTTTCTTCAAGGAGATCTATGCTGATCAGGTAGTTATTGTAAGCGTAGAAATAGATGGATGTTCAGATGACTCTGCTATCTATCGTTTCGTTCATAAATTCTACACTCCGGATGGGGCACACTGTGCTACTGCCGAAGCTACGGGAGTTTGGATCGATATGATGTTAAGAAAAATGACAACACCACCAGATGATGTGGTGGAAGCAATGAATAAATACAAAACGCCGGAAACTGTGGTACTATCAAAAGAAGACTTTAAAAAGTTTCCTTTTCATCCACACAATGTTGATCCGGCAGAATTTACAAAGTAA
- a CDS encoding NAD(P)/FAD-dependent oxidoreductase, protein MKQIIIIGGGAAGFFCASNLDEKKYKITILEQNSDVLQKVKISGGGRCNVTHACFDPRELVQFYPRGNKELLSVFTKFQPGDTMEWFDQRNVPLKIENDNRTFPESNSSQTIINTFLNEAQKKNVVVQTKCSVKEIEKQDEKYLVKTNSGDFEADYLVYTTGSSPKSLKIIENLGHKIVDLVPSLFTFNIKDELLKDLPGTSFENAGISIPQLKTEESGPLLITHWGLSGPAVLKISAWEAISLAKLKYNFEIEVNFISIDLEDAEEMFHNFKQSNPKKTIGQSKIFDITNRFWQKILDISKVDLNKQVANISGKEMQKILENLCKKKLQVTGKSTFKDEFVTAGGVDLKEINFKNMSSKLLPKFYIAGEVLNIDAVTGGFNFQACWSEGWLIAQDLNSL, encoded by the coding sequence ATGAAACAGATCATTATTATCGGAGGTGGTGCTGCAGGCTTTTTCTGCGCATCCAACCTTGACGAAAAGAAATATAAAATTACGATTTTAGAACAGAACTCAGATGTCCTTCAGAAAGTTAAAATTTCCGGAGGGGGACGCTGTAATGTGACCCACGCCTGCTTCGATCCAAGAGAACTGGTACAGTTCTATCCTCGTGGAAACAAGGAATTATTGAGCGTTTTCACCAAATTTCAACCGGGTGACACCATGGAATGGTTCGATCAGCGCAATGTTCCGTTGAAAATAGAAAATGACAACAGAACTTTTCCTGAAAGCAACTCTTCACAGACCATCATCAATACCTTTTTGAATGAAGCTCAAAAGAAAAATGTGGTGGTGCAGACAAAATGCTCTGTAAAGGAAATTGAAAAACAGGATGAAAAATATCTTGTAAAAACCAATTCCGGAGATTTTGAAGCAGATTATCTTGTATATACTACCGGAAGTTCACCCAAATCTTTAAAAATTATTGAAAATCTGGGCCATAAAATCGTAGACCTTGTCCCTTCTCTTTTTACTTTTAATATTAAGGATGAACTTTTAAAAGATCTTCCAGGAACCAGTTTTGAAAATGCAGGAATTTCGATTCCTCAATTGAAAACTGAAGAAAGCGGACCTCTATTGATTACCCATTGGGGACTTTCCGGACCTGCTGTTTTGAAAATTTCTGCATGGGAGGCTATAAGTTTGGCTAAGCTTAAATATAATTTTGAAATTGAGGTTAATTTTATTTCGATTGATTTAGAAGATGCTGAGGAAATGTTCCATAACTTTAAACAGAGCAATCCTAAAAAGACCATCGGACAATCGAAGATTTTTGATATTACGAACAGATTCTGGCAGAAAATTCTGGATATTTCAAAGGTAGATCTCAATAAGCAGGTAGCCAATATTTCAGGCAAGGAGATGCAGAAAATCCTTGAAAATTTATGTAAGAAAAAGCTTCAGGTAACCGGAAAATCAACATTTAAAGACGAATTTGTAACGGCAGGAGGTGTTGATTTAAAGGAAATTAACTTTAAGAACATGTCTTCAAAACTTCTTCCCAAATTTTATATTGCCGGAGAGGTATTGAATATAGATGCTGTAACAGGTGGATTCAATTTCCAGGCATGCTGGAGTGAAGGCTGGCTGATTGCACAGGATTTAAATTCCCTATAA
- a CDS encoding DUF2306 domain-containing protein, giving the protein MLSAKRNITFFKILLIMGFIYFFWLMVMITLEYIPLNPNVSFLMIKQTEVEHRPEYLYFFYAHVYTSIFVLLSGFLAILRKDFRLKNFHRNIGKLYILLILFLAAPSGIYMGFFANGGLFSKISFVILGFLWWFSTFKAYQLARQKRFKEHKQWMWRSFAFTLSAITLRMWKVIIVYLFHPNPMDVYQIIAWLGWIPNILLIEYLITKKQI; this is encoded by the coding sequence ATGCTTTCAGCCAAAAGAAATATCACTTTTTTCAAAATCCTGCTCATCATGGGATTTATATATTTCTTTTGGCTGATGGTTATGATTACTCTGGAATATATTCCTTTGAATCCTAACGTTAGCTTCCTGATGATTAAACAAACTGAAGTGGAGCACAGGCCGGAATATCTCTATTTTTTCTACGCTCATGTGTACACCAGTATTTTTGTACTTCTTTCAGGGTTTCTTGCAATACTCCGAAAAGATTTCAGGCTAAAAAATTTCCACAGAAATATAGGAAAGCTCTATATTCTTCTTATATTGTTTTTGGCTGCCCCTTCTGGAATTTATATGGGATTTTTTGCCAATGGAGGACTTTTTTCAAAGATTTCATTCGTTATACTGGGCTTTTTATGGTGGTTTTCTACCTTCAAAGCTTATCAGCTGGCCAGACAGAAAAGGTTTAAAGAACATAAGCAATGGATGTGGCGGAGCTTTGCTTTTACATTATCAGCCATCACATTACGGATGTGGAAAGTTATTATCGTATATTTATTTCATCCCAATCCTATGGATGTTTACCAAATCATTGCATGGCTGGGATGGATTCCCAATATCCTTTTAATTGAATATTTAATCACAAAAAAACAGATATGA